A genomic segment from Vicugna pacos chromosome 17, VicPac4, whole genome shotgun sequence encodes:
- the TMEM40 gene encoding transmembrane protein 40 isoform X2, translating into METSESLQEHSRVHGEAEDLDYGETDFHKQDREARLFSQEQHERDKSSSSSSSSSSSSSSSSSSSGAEHGEPDVLKDELQLYGGAPGEVVPSGESGLILRRRGSDPASGEVEASQLRRLNIKKDDEFFHFILLCFAIGALLVCYHYYTDWFMSLGVGLLTFASLETVGIYFGLVYRIHSVLHGFIPLLQKFRLIGFRRTN; encoded by the exons ATGGAGACTTCAGAATCACTTCAAGAGCACAGTCGAGTCCACGGAGAAGCAGAAGATCTAGACT ATGGAGAGACGGACTTCCACAAGCAAGACCGGGAGGCCAGACTCTTTTCTCAAGAACAACATGAGAGAGACAAGTCttcctcctcgtcctcgtcctcgtcctcctcttcctcctcatcctcctcgtCCTCAG GTGCAGAGCACGGGGAGCCTGACGTTTTGAAGGATGAGCTTCAACTCTATGGAG GTGCCCCTGGGGAGGTGGTGCCCTCCGGAGAATCAG GACTCATACTCCGAAGGAGAGGCTCTGACCCAGCCAGCG GAGAAGTGGAGGCCTCTCAGTTAAGAAGACTGAATATAAAGAAGGATG ACGAGTTTTTCCATTTCATCCTCCTCTGCTTTGCCATCGGGGCCTTGCTCGTGTGTTATCACTATTACACAG ACTGGTTCATGTCCCTTGGGGTCGGCCTGCTCACCTTCGCCTCGCTGGAGACCGTCGGCATCTACTTTGGCCTGG TGTACCGGATCCACAGCGTCCTGCATGGCTTCATCCCTCTTTTGCAGAAGTTTAGGCTGATAG GGTTCAGGAGGACCAACTGA